The proteins below are encoded in one region of Neofelis nebulosa isolate mNeoNeb1 chromosome 17, mNeoNeb1.pri, whole genome shotgun sequence:
- the ZNF599 gene encoding zinc finger protein 599 isoform X2 gives MAAPALALVSFEDVAVTFTGEEWRQLDLAQRTLYQEVMLETCGLLVSLGHPVPKPELIYPLEPGQELWTGKRGISKSTYTGEKAKPETTEFTASQLAFTEEAPFEDQMTQGASRDSRSESLYKMIYMNVMAKDPEKTL, from the exons ATGGCGGCGCCGGCGCTG GCATTAGTGTCATTCGAAGACGTGGCTGTGACCTTCACTGGAGAGGAATGGAGACAACTGGATCTGGCCCAGAGGACCTTATACCAGGAGGTGATGCTGGAGACCTGTGGGCTCCTGGTCTCACTGG GACATCCTGTTCCCAAACCAGAACTGATCTACCCACTGGAGCCTGGGCAAGAACTCTGGACAGGGAAGAGAGGCATCTCCAAAAGCACCTATACAG GTGAAAAAGCAAAACCTGAGACCACAGAGTTTACTGCTTCTCAGCTGGCCTTCACTGAGGAAGCCCCTTTTGAGGACCAAATGACACAGGGAGCCTCGAGGGATTCCAG GAGCGAGTCACTATACAAGATGATCTACATGAACGTGATGGCCAAGGACCCAGAAAAGACCCTGTGA
- the ZNF599 gene encoding zinc finger protein 599 isoform X1, protein MAAPALALVSFEDVAVTFTGEEWRQLDLAQRTLYQEVMLETCGLLVSLGHPVPKPELIYPLEPGQELWTGKRGISKSTYTGEKAKPETTEFTASQLAFTEEAPFEDQMTQGASRDSRLGQARDREKLSEMQEGNLRPGTDPHEETCPRKLSHKDDDLETDDSLCLTILQERVTIQDDLHERDGQGPRKDPVTDARNNLYKCKECGKGFSKNWALVRHQQIHAGVKPYKCSECGKACRYMADFIRHTRFHTGEKPYKCVECGKAFKRRSHLTEHQRIHTGDKPYECKECGKAFTHRSSFIQHNMTHTREKPFLCKECGKAFYYSSSFAQHMRIHTGKKLYECSECGKAFTHRSTFIQHNMTHTGEKPFLCKECGKAFCLNSSFIQHMRIHTGERPYACSECGKAFTHRSTFVRHKRTHTGEKPFQCKECGKAFCDSSSLIQHMRIHTGERPYECSECGKAFTHHSVFIRHNRTHTGEKPLECKQCAKAFYYSSSFTRHMRIHTGEKPYVCRECGKAFTQPANFVRHNRIHTGEKPYECKDCKKAFCDNFALTQHTRTHTGEKPFECGVCGKTFSHSSSFTHHRKIHTRV, encoded by the exons ATGGCGGCGCCGGCGCTG GCATTAGTGTCATTCGAAGACGTGGCTGTGACCTTCACTGGAGAGGAATGGAGACAACTGGATCTGGCCCAGAGGACCTTATACCAGGAGGTGATGCTGGAGACCTGTGGGCTCCTGGTCTCACTGG GACATCCTGTTCCCAAACCAGAACTGATCTACCCACTGGAGCCTGGGCAAGAACTCTGGACAGGGAAGAGAGGCATCTCCAAAAGCACCTATACAG GTGAAAAAGCAAAACCTGAGACCACAGAGTTTACTGCTTCTCAGCTGGCCTTCACTGAGGAAGCCCCTTTTGAGGACCAAATGACACAGGGAGCCTCGAGGGATTCCAGGTTGGGGCAAGCCAGGGATCGGGAAAAGCTATCAGAAATGCAGGAAGGAAACTTGAGGCCAGGAACAGACCCCCACGAGGAGACATGCCCTAGGAAGTTGAGCCATAAAGATGATGATTTGGAGACAGATGATAGTTTGTGTTTAACCATTTTACAGGAGCGAGTCACTATACAAGATGATCTACATGAACGTGATGGCCAAGGACCCAGAAAAGACCCTGTGACCGATGCAAGGAATAACCTGTATAAATGCAAAGAATGTGGAAAAGGGTTTAGCAAGAATTGGGCCCTTGTTCGGCATCAACAGATTCACGCCGGAGTGAAGCCCTATaaatgcagtgaatgtgggaaagcctgtCGTTATATGGCCGACTTCATTCGACATACAAGGTTTCATACGGGGGAAAAACCATACAAGTGTGTGgagtgtgggaaggccttcaAACGCAGGTCTCACCTCACAGAGCACCAGCGCATTCACACTGGAGATAAGCCCTATGAGTGCAAAGAATGCGGTAAAGCTTTCACCCACCGCTCCTCTTTTATCCAGCATAATATGACGCACACTAGAGAAAAGCCCTTTTTGTGCaaagaatgtgggaaagctttctACTACAGCTCTTCCTTTGCTCAACACATGAGGATTCACACTGGAAAGAAACTCTatgagtgcagtgaatgtggaaaGGCCTTTACTCACCGCTCCACTTTTATCCAGCATAATATGACCCACACAGGAGAAAAACCCTTTCTGTGCAAAGAATGTGGCAAAGCTTTTTGCCTCAACTCATCCTTTATTCAACACATGAGGATTCACACTGGAGAGAGACCCTATGCGTGCAGTGAATGTGGAAAGGCCTTCACTCACCGCTCCACTTTTGTCCGGCATAAGAGGactcatactggagagaagcccTTTCAAtgcaaggaatgtgggaaagccttttgTGACAGCTCTTCTTTAATTCAGCACATGAGGATTCACACTGGTGAGAGGCCCTATGAATGCAGTGAGTGTGGAAAGGCCTTTACACACCACTCGGTTTTTATCCGACATAATAGAACCCACACTGGAGAAAAACCCTTGGAGTGTAAACagtgtgcaaaagctttttactaTAGTTCTTCCTTTACTCGACACATGAGGATTCACACTGGCGAAAAGCCCTATGTATGCAGAGAATGCGGGAAGGCCTTTACCCAACCGGCAAATTTTGTTCGTCATAATAGGATCCACACTGGAGAAAAACCATATGAATGCAAAGACTGTAAGAAGGCCTTTTGTGACAACTTTGCCTTAACTCAACACACAAgaactcacactggagagaaaccctttgaatgtggtgtgtgtggaAAAACCTTCAGCCACAGTTCATCCTTTACTCACCATCGAAAAATTCATACCAGAGTGTAA